A genomic region of Magnolia sinica isolate HGM2019 chromosome 6, MsV1, whole genome shotgun sequence contains the following coding sequences:
- the LOC131249886 gene encoding uncharacterized protein LOC131249886, producing the protein MIKERFKEYRSVLHKRCMSHEEAPLSAPPHVTDDDWRILCDRFSSNSFQKRSKINSDNREKLEVNHVAGSKSFAEFHHNMRDSVTGQKLGPVDLYRGTHCRQAMRSWVHPRADEIWAAMDTLRNQPTPDGTQRSEPEILSEVLGTRSGYVRGLGHGAKLMAPARAASTRSIVVG; encoded by the exons ATGatcaaggagcggttcaaggagtacCGCTCCGTGTTACACAAGCGgtgcatgagccacgaggaggccCCACTGTCTGCACCGCCGCACGTGACCGATGacgactggcggatactctgcgatagATTTTCGTCtaattcttttcag aagaggagcaaaataaattctgacaacagggaaaagttagaagtgaaccacgtagctggttcaaagtcatttgcaGAATTTCATCacaacatg cgagattccgtcactggccagAAGCTCGGACCGGTAGACCTCTATAGAGGGACTCATTGTCGACAGGCGATgagatcttgggtacatcctagagccgacgagatttgg gcggcgatggacaccttacgcaatcagcccactcccgatggtactcagcggagtgagccagagatcctgagtgaggtgcttggcacccgttctggatatgtgcgtgggcttggccatggtgccaagctcatggcacccgctagagctgcctccacccgatccatcgtcgttggcTAG